The following proteins are co-located in the Clostridiales bacterium genome:
- a CDS encoding substrate-binding domain-containing protein, whose protein sequence is MLGLAACGKQAPASSGSAADGSGAAGASATGLRGSSDENYYMCVFVSGVEYWFPVYAGMKDACKQLGVNCYYEGTTEYDAQKQVDSFESILAKNPKGILLSPITAEAFNEPINRAIDQGVTVVTYASDSPDSKRPAYVTSDNIKEGTAAARAVAEDMGGKGSVMVLRNPGQTNHDIRCDAFIKTIEKEYPGIKVVADIATKQDSQAGYDAVMSTYQKYPDLGGVFSPESVSITGAATAAKELGGTIRCMCCDTSDTLLDMLKAGDLFGIITPDQYMQGYLGMMSLFIAAHPENVNPINERKALGQNIMDISIDNGLTVVTAETADFYYTADYAKKIGYASIEDMLSPYTVD, encoded by the coding sequence ATGCTGGGTCTGGCCGCATGCGGCAAACAGGCGCCTGCATCCTCAGGTTCTGCAGCAGACGGCAGCGGGGCTGCGGGAGCTTCTGCAACAGGTCTTCGAGGTTCTTCAGATGAAAACTATTACATGTGTGTGTTTGTTTCTGGAGTTGAGTACTGGTTCCCTGTGTATGCCGGCATGAAGGATGCCTGTAAGCAGCTTGGTGTTAACTGTTACTATGAAGGTACCACCGAATACGATGCTCAGAAGCAGGTTGATTCCTTCGAATCCATTCTTGCGAAAAACCCCAAAGGAATTCTTCTTTCGCCAATCACCGCGGAAGCTTTTAACGAACCAATCAACCGGGCAATTGATCAAGGCGTCACAGTTGTAACCTACGCCTCAGACTCGCCGGATTCAAAACGTCCAGCTTACGTAACCTCTGATAACATTAAAGAGGGTACTGCAGCGGCTCGTGCTGTTGCGGAAGATATGGGCGGCAAAGGCTCTGTAATGGTTCTGCGAAACCCGGGACAAACAAATCACGATATCCGCTGCGATGCGTTTATTAAAACAATCGAAAAGGAATATCCCGGAATCAAAGTAGTTGCCGACATTGCCACCAAGCAGGACTCTCAAGCCGGCTATGATGCAGTCATGTCTACCTATCAAAAGTACCCTGACCTGGGCGGTGTGTTCAGCCCGGAATCTGTATCCATCACAGGAGCTGCAACGGCGGCGAAGGAACTTGGCGGAACCATTCGCTGTATGTGCTGTGATACCAGCGATACCTTGCTGGATATGCTGAAGGCCGGGGATCTATTCGGCATCATCACACCAGATCAGTACATGCAGGGATATCTGGGTATGATGTCTTTATTCATCGCTGCTCATCCTGAAAATGTGAATCCGATCAACGAACGCAAAGCTTTAGGACAAAATATCATGGATATCTCGATTGATAATGGTTTAACGGTTGTGACAGCCGAAACAGCAGATTTCTATTATACTGCTGATTATGCAAAGAAGATTGGCTATGCAAGCATTGAAGATATGCTGAGCCCTTATACTGTTGATTAA
- a CDS encoding FkbM family methyltransferase, translating to MIDKSTSPLKERIMMTTQTSPLEPEAQTKTDLGYPIQNERISIQVDKYFGRLMEFIGQRNLDGVKDAIKQNLLHQKITDPSSYMAIVNYYNRFSSLWGGYDPDNGIFDLIDNRADALLNHKQDFEWLYSRLGDYRSKKILLNILSYWLKTDKALIGSICDKCFSQYFDFDLIHCDANEVFVDVGAYIGDSLVEFTNMYGRACYKKIYCYEVVPANVERIRENVEAFRLKNVEIKSKGVGEKNGVLYLAEDGISSVNQLSQSGSIEIPTVAIDEDIEGPVTFIKMDIEGAEEQALMGCLKKIKEYHPKLALSAYHNHKDLWKLARIIEDTDPSYQFYLRYYGYGMLPTEYVLFAI from the coding sequence ATGATTGATAAATCAACTTCACCTTTGAAAGAGAGAATTATGATGACAACACAAACCAGCCCTCTGGAACCGGAGGCCCAAACGAAAACCGATTTGGGATATCCGATACAGAACGAAAGAATCTCGATACAGGTAGATAAATACTTTGGGCGGCTTATGGAATTTATTGGCCAACGAAATTTGGACGGAGTAAAGGATGCGATCAAACAGAATTTACTACATCAGAAAATAACCGATCCGAGCAGCTATATGGCAATCGTAAATTACTATAACAGGTTCAGCAGCTTATGGGGAGGATATGATCCTGACAATGGGATCTTTGATTTGATAGATAACAGGGCAGATGCATTGTTAAATCATAAGCAGGACTTTGAATGGCTGTATAGTAGGCTAGGCGACTATCGATCCAAAAAGATTTTGCTCAATATTTTAAGTTATTGGCTGAAAACTGATAAAGCCCTCATTGGCAGTATCTGTGATAAGTGCTTCTCGCAGTATTTCGATTTTGATTTGATCCATTGTGATGCAAATGAAGTTTTTGTGGACGTGGGGGCATACATCGGTGATTCACTGGTTGAGTTTACCAATATGTACGGAAGGGCTTGCTATAAGAAAATCTATTGCTATGAAGTTGTACCTGCTAATGTTGAGAGAATTCGAGAGAACGTCGAGGCGTTTCGATTGAAAAATGTTGAAATAAAAAGCAAGGGCGTTGGTGAAAAAAACGGAGTGCTCTATCTGGCAGAGGATGGGATTTCCTCTGTCAATCAACTTTCGCAGTCGGGCTCTATTGAAATCCCGACGGTGGCTATCGATGAGGACATTGAAGGGCCCGTGACCTTCATAAAAATGGATATCGAAGGCGCGGAAGAACAAGCACTTATGGGGTGTCTGAAAAAGATAAAGGAGTATCATCCCAAACTTGCTCTAAGCGCTTATCATAATCACAAGGACCTTTGGAAGCTTGCGAGAATTATTGAGGACACGGATCCATCGTACCAATTCTATCTGCGTTATTATGGTTACGGGATGTTGCCGACGGAATATGTACTCTTCGCGATTTAA
- a CDS encoding 4Fe-4S dicluster domain-containing protein translates to MDQFAKKWEHKSDDKWDISLKSFVLPAVFLAIFWGLAILLSIQSGAMFYLFNFGYIGTSVAIGIFLIQTLPKKHKAWGRRTSQLLVGCYMLFFLGFFGRENMQIEGFFMLLLSGVFAAATMHYLIAKIAGPLIFGRAWCSYTCWTAMVLDLLPFKRPQQKRIKYLGALRYLYFILSLSLVLVIWYVLKDPVKPQSTTELCWLIGGNLLFYSAGILLAYRLQDNRAFCKYLCPIPVFQKITSRFALFKIKIDPVKCVDCGKCEQVCPMDIKLLEYKNNQQRVLSTECIWCSTCIYECPKAAASVTVGLDMGRKERLYFR, encoded by the coding sequence ATGGATCAATTCGCAAAGAAGTGGGAGCATAAATCGGACGATAAATGGGATATCTCACTAAAAAGCTTTGTTTTGCCAGCTGTTTTTCTAGCAATCTTTTGGGGACTGGCAATTCTGCTTTCAATCCAGTCAGGTGCTATGTTCTACTTATTTAACTTCGGGTACATAGGCACTTCGGTTGCAATCGGTATTTTTTTAATTCAGACATTACCTAAAAAACATAAAGCGTGGGGAAGAAGAACTTCTCAACTATTGGTGGGCTGCTACATGCTGTTCTTTCTCGGCTTTTTTGGCAGAGAAAACATGCAGATTGAAGGTTTTTTCATGTTGCTGTTATCCGGTGTATTTGCTGCGGCGACCATGCATTATCTGATCGCCAAAATTGCAGGGCCGCTGATTTTCGGGCGGGCATGGTGCAGCTACACGTGCTGGACCGCCATGGTCTTGGATTTACTGCCTTTTAAAAGACCGCAACAGAAACGAATCAAATATCTCGGTGCGCTAAGGTACTTGTATTTCATTCTTTCTTTAAGCCTGGTTCTGGTGATCTGGTATGTGCTGAAGGATCCGGTGAAGCCGCAATCCACCACAGAGCTTTGCTGGCTTATTGGAGGAAACCTTTTGTTTTACAGCGCCGGAATTCTATTAGCATATCGTTTACAGGATAACAGAGCATTTTGCAAATATCTGTGCCCAATTCCCGTATTTCAAAAGATTACCTCAAGATTTGCGCTATTCAAGATTAAGATTGATCCTGTAAAATGCGTAGACTGCGGAAAATGTGAACAGGTATGCCCCATGGATATCAAGCTGCTGGAATATAAGAACAATCAGCAAAGAGTCTTGTCAACGGAATGCATATGGTGCAGCACTTGCATCTATGAATGTCCGAAAGCTGCAGCGTCAGTAACCGTGGGCTTAGATATGGGCAGGAAAGAACGATTGTATTTTCGGTGA
- the ade gene encoding adenine deaminase, whose amino-acid sequence MEKRLLKKLIDVAAGRTPADLVIKNCKVIDVYNGAITEGDIGICEGLIAGVGTYEGLREIDGAGQYAAPGFIDSHIHVESSYVCPEELGRLVVPHGTTTIIADPHEITNVCGLKGLNYMIEASKETVLDIKWMLPSCVPATPFEHAGAVIDAEAMKEPIQNERILGLGEFMNFPGVIYGTDDSLDKLLVAKNQGKPIDGHSPGVTGNELNAYAAPRIRTDHECSSVAEMHDRIARGMYVLLRQGSACHNLRDLLKGVTPLNSRRCLFCADDCQPKTILSTGHLDHHLRICVEEGIDPIMAIQMASLNAAECFGLDDRGAIAPGLRADIVLFDDLKDFNIQKVLIEGKEAACKGNYQLPIKRHDISETKGSFHVKDFSKEKLKLTIHSDKAHVINILPGGVVTSKETAEINRDENDTFCYDEHADIVKVAVVERHQNTGNVAVALLKGYGIKTGAVALSIAHDSHNIIVVGVNDVDMAFAVEELIKQDGGIILVKDQEVLESMPMPIAGLMSDQSGEWIDETLTRIHKAAHEVLKINEDVEPVMTLCFMSLAVIPELKLTDMGLFDVTKFEFIPIEAQ is encoded by the coding sequence ATGGAAAAAAGACTCTTAAAAAAACTCATTGATGTTGCAGCAGGACGAACTCCAGCTGATCTGGTGATCAAAAACTGTAAGGTCATCGATGTTTATAACGGAGCTATTACCGAAGGTGACATTGGAATCTGTGAAGGCTTGATTGCAGGTGTAGGAACTTATGAAGGACTCAGAGAAATTGACGGAGCAGGACAATATGCTGCGCCGGGGTTCATTGACAGTCATATCCATGTGGAATCCTCCTATGTCTGCCCTGAAGAGCTGGGGAGGCTGGTTGTTCCACATGGTACAACCACCATCATTGCAGACCCCCATGAAATTACCAATGTCTGCGGGCTCAAAGGTCTGAATTATATGATTGAGGCCTCCAAGGAAACCGTACTTGATATTAAATGGATGCTTCCATCCTGTGTACCAGCCACGCCATTTGAGCATGCGGGTGCGGTTATTGACGCAGAAGCTATGAAGGAGCCAATTCAAAATGAACGGATTCTGGGTCTTGGGGAGTTTATGAATTTTCCTGGAGTGATCTATGGAACCGATGACAGCTTGGACAAGCTGCTTGTTGCCAAAAATCAGGGCAAACCAATCGATGGGCACAGCCCGGGCGTTACCGGCAACGAGCTGAATGCTTATGCGGCCCCAAGAATCCGAACCGATCATGAATGCTCTTCTGTAGCTGAAATGCACGACAGAATTGCAAGAGGCATGTACGTATTGCTTCGGCAGGGCTCGGCCTGTCACAACCTAAGAGATTTGTTGAAAGGCGTGACTCCCTTAAACAGCAGGCGCTGCCTGTTCTGCGCCGACGATTGTCAGCCAAAGACAATTTTAAGTACCGGGCATTTGGATCATCACCTGCGTATATGCGTTGAAGAAGGAATTGATCCTATTATGGCTATTCAGATGGCAAGTCTCAATGCAGCGGAATGCTTCGGGCTGGACGACAGGGGGGCCATTGCGCCGGGACTGAGAGCGGACATCGTGCTATTTGATGACCTGAAGGACTTTAACATCCAAAAGGTCTTGATCGAAGGTAAGGAAGCGGCTTGCAAAGGGAACTATCAGTTGCCAATCAAGCGTCATGACATTTCAGAAACCAAGGGCAGCTTCCACGTCAAAGATTTTTCAAAGGAAAAGCTGAAGCTGACCATACATTCTGACAAGGCACATGTGATCAACATCCTGCCCGGTGGTGTTGTTACCAGTAAGGAAACGGCGGAAATCAATCGGGATGAAAACGATACATTCTGTTATGATGAACATGCTGATATTGTCAAGGTTGCAGTGGTGGAGCGTCATCAGAATACCGGAAATGTGGCAGTGGCTCTGCTTAAGGGATATGGCATAAAAACAGGTGCAGTCGCACTTTCCATTGCCCATGACTCCCATAATATCATTGTGGTAGGTGTGAATGATGTGGATATGGCCTTTGCGGTAGAAGAGCTGATCAAACAGGACGGAGGGATTATCCTCGTAAAGGATCAGGAAGTTTTGGAGAGCATGCCCATGCCGATCGCAGGCCTCATGAGCGATCAGAGCGGTGAGTGGATTGATGAAACATTAACAAGGATTCACAAAGCAGCACACGAAGTTCTGAAAATCAATGAAGATGTAGAGCCTGTCATGACCCTTTGCTTTATGTCCTTGGCGGTAATCCCAGAGCTCAAGCTTACGGATATGGGACTGTTTGATGTGACGAAGTTTGAATTTATACCAATTGAAGCACAGTAA
- a CDS encoding adenine deaminase — MQKNITNLKQLIRAGRGLIPASTVILNGTLVNVMSSEIYKADVAIYEDTIVAIGDVQDYTGPETKTIDASGKYLVPGLIDGHIHSECSKLSITSFAKAVVPCGTTSIVSGLDEYISVSGLEGLKEVFEEINASPLKVFWGAPYRTPYTFPQSTVAFNFNKEVHAKVQQWPECFGVWETVREYVQEEDEETLGAIEQAFKNRLPVFGCAPMARGKDLNGYLCAGVRLDHESYDHEEVVEKMRNGMHMVIRESSVTHFLKENIRAVTEVNPAFARRVSFCTDDVTATDVIEKGHVDNLVRLAIAEGVAPLTAIQMATINSAEAYRIDHLVGSISPGKIADILLVDSPETFHVNAVISNGRLVAENSKLNYKLFAPTRSSVLSSELKCAKTTKSDFEYRVDLENGQAKVLAMNVIGPFVRKRRDVILEVEDFIVRPDIEQDVLMVSVLERFGRNGNKSLAFCSGWKLKKGAMASSAAPDDNNIIVMGADAADMSLAVNHLIENGGGQVVVADGKIIEFLSLPVGGIASDLEPEEIAYRETLLTKAANQLGCDLPEPLMYMFFLPITAIPDYAITDVGPVDCIALETFDPILELVKDK; from the coding sequence ATGCAAAAAAATATTACAAACTTAAAGCAACTGATTCGTGCCGGCAGAGGACTGATTCCGGCAAGTACTGTGATTTTGAACGGAACACTGGTAAACGTCATGTCCAGTGAAATTTATAAGGCCGATGTTGCCATCTATGAAGATACCATCGTTGCCATTGGGGATGTCCAGGATTACACAGGTCCAGAAACGAAGACTATCGACGCTTCTGGCAAGTATCTGGTTCCGGGGCTTATTGACGGACATATTCACAGTGAATGCAGCAAGCTCAGTATTACCAGTTTTGCCAAAGCGGTGGTTCCCTGCGGAACCACCAGCATCGTCTCCGGCTTGGACGAATATATTTCCGTTTCTGGACTTGAGGGCTTAAAAGAAGTATTTGAAGAGATCAATGCAAGCCCGCTGAAAGTATTCTGGGGTGCACCATATCGAACGCCTTACACCTTCCCCCAATCGACAGTTGCCTTTAACTTCAACAAAGAGGTTCATGCGAAAGTCCAGCAATGGCCCGAATGCTTCGGCGTCTGGGAAACGGTTCGGGAGTATGTGCAGGAAGAGGACGAAGAAACCCTTGGTGCAATTGAACAAGCATTCAAGAACAGGCTTCCTGTCTTCGGCTGTGCACCCATGGCCAGAGGAAAAGACCTGAACGGATACCTTTGTGCAGGGGTCCGTCTGGATCACGAGAGCTATGACCATGAAGAAGTCGTTGAGAAGATGAGAAACGGAATGCACATGGTTATCAGAGAGTCGTCCGTTACTCATTTTTTGAAAGAAAACATTAGAGCTGTCACGGAAGTGAATCCAGCCTTCGCAAGGCGTGTAAGCTTTTGCACCGATGATGTAACAGCTACGGATGTGATCGAAAAGGGACATGTGGACAACTTGGTTCGCCTGGCCATTGCCGAAGGAGTTGCGCCTTTGACTGCAATTCAGATGGCTACCATCAATAGTGCTGAGGCTTACAGGATCGATCATCTGGTAGGCTCTATCTCGCCGGGAAAAATCGCAGACATTCTGTTGGTTGACAGCCCCGAAACCTTCCATGTGAACGCGGTTATTTCCAATGGACGTCTGGTAGCAGAAAACAGTAAGCTCAACTATAAACTGTTTGCACCGACAAGAAGCAGCGTTCTCAGCAGCGAATTAAAATGTGCAAAAACAACTAAATCGGATTTCGAATATCGAGTTGATCTTGAAAACGGGCAGGCGAAGGTTCTTGCTATGAATGTGATTGGGCCTTTCGTACGAAAGAGAAGAGATGTTATACTGGAGGTAGAGGATTTTATCGTTCGGCCTGACATCGAGCAGGATGTACTCATGGTATCCGTACTGGAACGTTTCGGAAGGAACGGCAATAAATCCTTGGCATTCTGTTCCGGCTGGAAACTGAAAAAAGGAGCAATGGCATCTTCTGCTGCCCCCGACGACAATAATATTATCGTGATGGGAGCCGATGCTGCCGATATGTCACTGGCTGTCAATCATCTGATTGAAAACGGTGGAGGTCAAGTAGTTGTTGCAGACGGCAAGATTATTGAATTCCTGTCACTTCCTGTAGGAGGAATCGCCAGCGATCTGGAACCGGAAGAAATTGCTTACCGTGAAACCTTGCTTACAAAAGCAGCAAATCAATTGGGCTGCGATTTGCCCGAACCGCTGATGTATATGTTCTTTCTGCCGATTACAGCGATTCCTGACTATGCGATCACAGATGTAGGCCCTGTTGATTGTATTGCATTAGAAACATTTGATCCGATTCTTGAACTTGTAAAGGACAAATAA
- a CDS encoding BMP family ABC transporter substrate-binding protein, whose product MKKKWISMLLVMIMTAALFAGCSGSSAPAEDAAAKVLDYSTVKIGEITSLVVNDGGWCQATHQSLLAAMEELGIPESNLVVIENVMEDQTSVTNAFNALASEGVNIIIGASSGYATFLSDLAAENPDIVVAQHGDQVPNLIGYQIRNYEGMFLAGYTSALMSDSDKLGFAGSMSEASVRAAINGYALGAKYANPNAQVQLVWANSWYDVDLETQSAKTLINQGIKFMGMEASSPAIPQTCEANSAYCIGYNVDMHDLAPNAVMFSYMWNFAPIFKDVLTATVEGTADTSKYYYEGGDCAEISPFNEAIVPKEVQDKVLAAKAAIASGEIKVYGGELKDNEGNILVPAGSVMSDEDIKVQEFLVENVIGTWK is encoded by the coding sequence ATGAAGAAAAAATGGATTAGTATGCTACTTGTAATGATTATGACTGCGGCACTATTCGCAGGATGTTCCGGAAGCTCAGCGCCGGCAGAAGATGCTGCCGCGAAGGTGCTTGATTATTCAACTGTAAAAATCGGTGAAATCACCTCTCTGGTCGTAAATGACGGAGGATGGTGTCAGGCAACACATCAAAGCTTGCTGGCCGCTATGGAAGAATTGGGGATTCCAGAGAGCAATTTAGTCGTCATTGAAAATGTTATGGAGGACCAAACTTCTGTGACCAATGCATTTAATGCTTTGGCAAGTGAAGGTGTGAATATCATCATCGGTGCGAGCTCCGGCTATGCAACGTTCCTCTCTGATCTGGCAGCGGAAAATCCTGACATTGTTGTAGCACAGCATGGTGATCAGGTTCCTAACCTCATCGGATATCAAATTAGAAATTATGAGGGAATGTTCCTTGCGGGATATACTTCTGCCCTTATGTCAGATAGTGATAAGCTTGGATTTGCTGGCAGTATGTCCGAGGCTTCTGTAAGAGCTGCGATCAACGGCTATGCATTGGGCGCAAAATATGCGAACCCAAATGCTCAGGTGCAGCTGGTTTGGGCCAACAGCTGGTATGATGTGGATCTGGAAACACAGAGTGCCAAAACTCTCATCAACCAGGGTATTAAGTTTATGGGTATGGAAGCATCCTCACCAGCAATCCCGCAGACTTGTGAAGCAAACAGTGCTTACTGCATTGGCTATAACGTGGACATGCATGATTTGGCTCCGAATGCGGTGATGTTCTCCTATATGTGGAACTTCGCTCCGATCTTCAAAGATGTACTGACCGCGACAGTCGAAGGTACAGCAGACACGAGCAAATATTATTATGAAGGCGGAGATTGTGCAGAGATTTCTCCTTTCAATGAGGCAATCGTTCCGAAAGAAGTTCAGGACAAAGTGCTTGCCGCAAAAGCAGCCATTGCCAGCGGAGAAATCAAAGTGTATGGCGGTGAACTGAAAGATAACGAAGGAAATATCCTAGTACCTGCCGGTTCCGTTATGAGCGATGAAGACATTAAAGTACAGGAATTTCTCGTTGAGAATGTGATCGGTACTTGGAAATAA
- a CDS encoding ABC transporter permease yields MIPFITSICAAAIVYAVSILYAAIGEIFSQRAGIMNLGIEGIMLMGAMTGFVTVYHTENLLFALLATILVGLVLGLAFAFLTVTLQADQTVCGMAFLIFCSGLSGFLGKSVTGIASAVKFQQINIPVLSSIPVIGEIFFRQDFFVYLMYLVIPLSIFYIYKTKAGLMLRALGENPASLDQAGINVFAMRYGYIMFACAMTTISGACISLSYTNFWNEGMTGGKGWIAFSLVAFSRWNPAYAVLGALLFGGISILGMNMQVYLPGIPSQFYGMLPYAATIIALIITTGSFRKKHSEEPAALCQKYDREDR; encoded by the coding sequence ATGATTCCATTTATAACATCGATCTGTGCCGCAGCCATTGTCTATGCGGTATCCATTCTGTACGCAGCCATCGGTGAAATCTTCTCTCAGCGTGCCGGAATCATGAACCTCGGGATTGAAGGAATCATGCTCATGGGCGCTATGACGGGATTTGTGACGGTATATCACACTGAGAACCTATTATTTGCGTTGCTTGCTACGATCTTAGTGGGACTGGTGCTGGGACTTGCATTTGCTTTTCTAACCGTGACCCTGCAGGCAGACCAAACTGTATGCGGTATGGCCTTTCTGATCTTCTGCAGCGGCCTCAGCGGGTTCCTTGGAAAAAGTGTTACCGGAATTGCTTCAGCTGTTAAATTTCAGCAAATCAACATCCCGGTTCTCTCCTCCATACCGGTCATCGGAGAGATATTCTTTCGGCAGGATTTTTTCGTCTATCTGATGTATCTTGTGATCCCTTTGAGTATCTTCTACATCTACAAAACGAAAGCAGGACTTATGCTCCGCGCACTCGGCGAAAATCCAGCATCCTTGGATCAGGCGGGGATAAACGTGTTTGCCATGAGATATGGCTATATCATGTTTGCCTGCGCCATGACCACCATCAGCGGTGCATGCATCTCTTTATCCTATACGAATTTTTGGAATGAAGGCATGACAGGAGGGAAAGGGTGGATTGCTTTCTCACTGGTAGCTTTTTCAAGATGGAACCCTGCTTATGCAGTTCTCGGAGCATTGCTCTTCGGAGGAATCAGTATTCTTGGAATGAATATGCAGGTTTATCTGCCGGGAATTCCTTCGCAGTTCTATGGGATGCTGCCCTATGCAGCTACAATCATAGCATTGATCATCACAACTGGCAGCTTCCGAAAGAAGCACAGCGAAGAACCAGCGGCATTGTGCCAGAAATACGACAGGGAAGATCGATAA
- a CDS encoding ABC transporter permease, whose translation MNLHKEETMKKGTLRFERKQTVSLSRKILNPVVFILLGFVFSSIFIIANGFQPIPVFGKMISYSLLNTKGFIGSINAALPLMFCGLSVAIAFKMNLNNIGAEGQFAMGAIVGGAFALYGPSLPAPLSGVVMFFLCALGGGLWALLAAALKAFWKVNETIVTLMLNYIALLFLDYLCYGPWMAPKQTTAMTVKIPENLFLPVINGTSSGLILAILIAVLLHLFLKYTAAGYQISVIKNSIGTAEYAGIPVKKYILIVLALSGALAGIAGFVQVTGIVHRVQAQLPGGSGYTGIVIAYLSQCNPLAIILVSVLFGALQNSSAVVQIMGVPSQIVTMLQGTLMISVIAGEFFNRYRITYCKAERSDYTAEPNDDMQEPKQRNVDNQEPKKGAVQ comes from the coding sequence ATGAATCTGCATAAGGAGGAAACAATGAAAAAAGGAACCTTACGATTTGAAAGAAAGCAAACTGTTTCCCTGAGCAGGAAAATACTCAACCCTGTGGTTTTTATTCTTCTTGGCTTTGTGTTCAGCTCGATCTTTATCATAGCAAATGGTTTTCAGCCTATTCCTGTGTTTGGTAAGATGATTTCCTATTCCCTTTTAAACACAAAGGGGTTCATTGGAAGCATCAATGCCGCACTTCCTTTGATGTTCTGCGGCCTTAGCGTTGCAATTGCTTTTAAAATGAATCTCAATAATATTGGTGCGGAAGGACAATTCGCCATGGGGGCCATCGTTGGAGGAGCCTTTGCTCTATATGGTCCGTCGCTGCCCGCGCCGCTTTCTGGTGTTGTGATGTTTTTCCTCTGTGCTCTGGGTGGCGGACTGTGGGCGCTTTTAGCGGCAGCTCTGAAAGCATTCTGGAAGGTCAATGAAACCATCGTAACTCTGATGTTAAATTATATCGCTTTGCTGTTTTTGGATTATCTTTGCTACGGGCCGTGGATGGCTCCTAAGCAGACCACTGCAATGACGGTAAAAATCCCTGAGAACCTGTTCCTCCCTGTGATAAACGGAACGAGCTCTGGCTTGATCCTGGCAATTCTGATTGCTGTTTTGCTCCACTTATTTTTGAAGTATACAGCAGCAGGCTATCAGATTTCTGTGATCAAGAATAGTATTGGTACTGCTGAATATGCGGGAATTCCTGTGAAGAAATATATACTGATCGTATTGGCGCTCAGTGGTGCATTGGCAGGGATCGCAGGTTTTGTTCAGGTGACAGGAATTGTCCATCGTGTGCAAGCGCAGCTGCCGGGAGGCAGCGGGTACACGGGAATCGTTATCGCGTATCTCAGTCAATGTAATCCACTGGCAATTATTCTGGTCTCGGTTTTGTTTGGAGCACTTCAAAATAGCAGTGCAGTGGTGCAGATCATGGGTGTTCCATCTCAGATCGTTACCATGCTGCAGGGAACTTTGATGATTTCAGTAATTGCAGGGGAGTTCTTCAATCGTTATCGGATCACCTATTGCAAGGCTGAGCGCAGCGATTACACAGCCGAGCCAAATGATGACATGCAAGAGCCAAAGCAGCGTAATGTTGATAATCAAGAGCCAAAGAAAGGAGCGGTACAATGA